One genomic window of Thermococcus indicus includes the following:
- a CDS encoding metallophosphoesterase: MYSFKDFESLSLEIETSRGRTLLIADPHIGFELSRGLRVRTRFEEHLAEFIAGMDPDLLIILGDLKEPIGLSFTVKRLLMGFFSSLRGIPTVITKGNHDGRIEEVAGKFPHVEVTDHLLVDDRLFLHGHTGLPGVEFEEAYLGHIHPAYTLKRGGVSRKIKVFVRSGRFLILPTINPFIEGFNVGEGIRMVPFLRGVDSVELFLPEGIYLGRVDLR, translated from the coding sequence ATGTACTCTTTTAAGGACTTCGAGAGCCTCTCACTGGAGATTGAGACCTCCCGCGGGAGGACGCTTCTTATTGCCGACCCCCACATAGGTTTCGAGCTGTCACGCGGGCTGAGGGTAAGAACGCGCTTCGAGGAGCACCTGGCGGAGTTCATCGCCGGAATGGATCCTGACCTTCTCATAATCCTCGGCGACCTGAAGGAGCCAATAGGCCTGAGCTTCACGGTGAAACGCCTCCTTATGGGCTTTTTCTCGAGCCTCAGGGGAATCCCGACAGTCATAACGAAGGGAAACCATGACGGGAGGATAGAGGAGGTCGCCGGGAAGTTCCCCCACGTCGAGGTGACCGACCACCTGCTGGTGGACGACAGGCTCTTCCTCCACGGCCACACAGGACTGCCGGGGGTAGAGTTCGAGGAAGCGTACCTGGGCCACATCCATCCCGCGTACACCCTCAAAAGGGGCGGCGTTTCGAGGAAGATAAAGGTCTTCGTCCGCTCCGGAAGGTTCCTCATACTGCCAACGATAAACCCGTTCATAGAGGGCTTCAACGTGGGGGAGGGGATAAGGATGGTGCCGTTTCTGAGAGGGGTTGACTCGGTGGAGCTGTTCCTCCCGGAGGGAATTTACCTGGGCAGGGTGGACCTCCGATGA
- a CDS encoding METTL5 family protein, producing MRKKHLAIALSRLEGFRNPKPELEQYRTPGNVAAELLWLAHSLGDIEGRVVGDLGAGTGVLSIGACLLGAAGVYAVEVDETALEIARENARSLGMEECIEFIHSEVSRFERKVDTVVMNPPFGSQNPHADRPFLLKAFEVSDVVYSIHLAKPEVRRFIEAFVGDAGFEITHRITLPFEIPAQFFFHRKRLERVLVDIYRLERT from the coding sequence GTGAGGAAGAAGCACCTCGCGATTGCCCTCTCCCGCCTTGAGGGTTTCAGAAATCCCAAACCCGAGCTCGAACAATACAGAACTCCAGGGAACGTCGCCGCGGAGCTCCTCTGGTTGGCCCATTCACTGGGGGACATTGAGGGAAGGGTCGTGGGGGACCTGGGTGCGGGAACCGGTGTTCTTTCCATCGGTGCTTGCCTCCTTGGTGCCGCGGGGGTTTACGCCGTTGAGGTGGACGAAACCGCGCTTGAGATCGCGAGAGAAAACGCCCGCTCCCTTGGTATGGAGGAGTGCATCGAGTTCATTCACTCCGAGGTCTCCCGTTTTGAGAGGAAGGTGGACACGGTTGTGATGAACCCCCCCTTCGGCAGCCAGAACCCCCACGCGGACAGGCCTTTTCTGCTCAAGGCCTTTGAAGTGAGCGATGTTGTTTATTCCATACACTTGGCCAAACCCGAGGTGAGGCGTTTCATAGAGGCTTTTGTTGGGGACGCCGGTTTCGAGATAACCCACAGGATAACGCTCCCCTTTGAGATTCCAGCCCAGTTCTTCTTCCACAGGAAGAGACTGGAAAGGGTTCTGGTGGACATTTATAGACTCGAGAGAACATAA
- a CDS encoding methyltransferase domain-containing protein, giving the protein MSLEELYRYARGYMEPGNEGARKRFRELAEFFEKLELPRGGRILDLCAGTGIVGTAAAKATNAKKLTLLDARAEDLERVHEWIELAGLDIAPAKVRGDVREAAKLVGEHEVALLFGNTMIHFDPFDAVRIFANVALALSEDGVFLIEDTDRVYRILYGIGYKEFFVESKGEDHTLASVHEGYDVRRGTFKRTYYLLPGFKKVGEFDFHHWDLATQLAIGRIFFGEARLIRPGEHGFTRVGDVLYFKRPRKDIAALVLDDFSGPR; this is encoded by the coding sequence ATGTCCCTTGAGGAGCTGTACCGCTATGCTAGGGGGTATATGGAGCCGGGCAATGAGGGGGCGAGAAAAAGGTTCAGGGAACTGGCGGAGTTCTTTGAAAAGCTGGAGCTTCCCAGAGGGGGAAGGATCCTTGACCTGTGCGCCGGTACCGGCATAGTCGGAACCGCGGCGGCAAAGGCAACGAACGCCAAAAAGCTAACCCTCCTCGACGCCAGGGCCGAGGATTTGGAGCGGGTTCACGAGTGGATTGAACTTGCCGGACTGGACATCGCCCCGGCGAAGGTTCGCGGGGACGTGAGGGAAGCGGCGAAACTCGTTGGAGAGCACGAGGTCGCGCTCCTCTTCGGCAACACTATGATACACTTCGATCCCTTCGATGCGGTGAGGATATTCGCCAACGTTGCCTTAGCGCTGAGCGAGGACGGAGTTTTCCTCATCGAGGACACCGACAGGGTTTACAGGATATTATACGGCATCGGCTACAAGGAGTTCTTCGTCGAGAGCAAGGGAGAAGACCACACCCTCGCCTCCGTCCACGAGGGATACGACGTCAGAAGGGGGACGTTCAAAAGGACATATTACCTGCTGCCGGGCTTCAAAAAGGTGGGCGAGTTCGACTTCCACCACTGGGACCTGGCGACCCAGCTGGCGATCGGGCGGATATTCTTTGGGGAGGCCAGACTGATACGGCCGGGGGAGCACGGATTCACGCGCGTGGGGGACGTCCTCTACTTCAAACGTCCAAGAAAGGACATCGCCGCGCTCGTCCTCGATGACTTCAGCGGTCCGCGCTGA
- the dph2 gene encoding diphthamide biosynthesis enzyme Dph2, producing the protein MHEVSMREVLDKLRELNAKRVLIQTPEGLKREAQALADFLEGNGIEAIISGDINYGACDPADKEAKLLGCDALIHLGHSYMMLHLEVPAIFVPAFANVDVVPSLEKNLDEVQKLGRRIALVTTAQHIHQLERARAFLEKHGFEVIIGKGDSRVSWPGQILGCNFAAAKVDAEGVLFIGAGYFHPLGAALATRKPTLAVNPYSGDAIWMDNEAERLIRKRWAQIAKAMDAERFGVITSTKKGQLRLAEAKRIVKLLREHGKYARLIAMNHISYPALEGFDFDAYVVVACPRVPIDDYENWRKPVLTPPEVEILLGLREDYEFDEILGVGRKEDEPLGIALHGGGK; encoded by the coding sequence ATGCACGAGGTTTCGATGCGAGAGGTACTGGATAAGCTGCGAGAGCTAAACGCCAAGCGCGTGCTCATTCAGACGCCCGAGGGTCTGAAGCGCGAGGCCCAGGCCCTAGCAGACTTTCTTGAGGGGAACGGGATAGAGGCCATAATAAGCGGCGACATCAACTACGGCGCCTGCGACCCTGCAGATAAGGAAGCGAAGCTACTCGGCTGCGACGCGCTGATACACCTGGGGCACTCGTACATGATGCTCCATCTGGAGGTTCCGGCGATATTCGTTCCCGCCTTTGCGAACGTTGATGTGGTTCCCTCACTCGAGAAGAACCTTGACGAGGTACAAAAGCTGGGGAGGAGGATAGCCCTCGTCACGACCGCCCAGCATATTCACCAGCTTGAGCGGGCGAGGGCGTTTTTGGAAAAACACGGCTTTGAAGTTATCATAGGAAAAGGGGACTCCCGCGTTAGCTGGCCGGGCCAGATTCTCGGCTGTAACTTTGCCGCGGCGAAGGTGGATGCCGAGGGGGTTCTCTTCATAGGAGCCGGCTACTTCCACCCCCTGGGGGCTGCACTGGCGACGAGGAAGCCAACCCTCGCGGTAAACCCATACTCCGGCGATGCCATCTGGATGGATAACGAGGCCGAAAGGCTCATCAGAAAACGCTGGGCGCAGATAGCAAAGGCCATGGATGCGGAGCGTTTTGGCGTGATAACGAGCACCAAGAAAGGCCAGCTCCGCCTAGCCGAGGCGAAGCGCATCGTTAAACTCCTCCGCGAGCACGGGAAGTACGCGAGGCTTATAGCCATGAACCACATCAGCTACCCTGCCCTCGAGGGCTTCGACTTCGATGCGTACGTCGTAGTTGCCTGCCCGCGCGTCCCGATAGACGACTACGAGAACTGGAGGAAGCCGGTACTGACGCCGCCGGAGGTCGAGATACTCCTGGGCCTGCGCGAGGATTACGAATTCGACGAGATACTCGGGGTGGGGCGGAAGGAAGACGAGCCCCTCGGCATAGCCCTCCACGGTGGTGGGAAGTGA
- a CDS encoding DUF4910 domain-containing protein, which translates to MRCFLKEAGVFDPNNVLHYIAEISQFHRIQGSKELPEAVRFILEELRIWGVEANLYEEVYDGESRYLTLKSPIAWDVVRGAVEALGRTLTTADTLLVVMAHSPGGSAEGEVVHVVREEDWEKARGRIVLVGREWREAYRRANEVGAVGFIAYREGTGEEVPYIGLFLTKDDLEWARIPAVAVPETLAREIIGKLNSGESVSARIEVETVINERQVLPILYAEIGRPPFLLFTAHICHPKPGANDNASGSAMLMELARVLSRLYDDSFRFGFAFLWVPEYYGTQAFIERHANLEKYYAAINLDMVAGSPDRAGSTIMLVRTPVSRFSVISGILEYYLDLANEAGKSFSGSPLPRLRLKSFPYEMGSDHDIFNFFGIPGTMPITWPDRFYHSSGDTIDKVSRESVEVIGRAVLATALALAKGDGEELQRFARGYAMKYLGELSRERKTDEVERLVMTGLARDSRFLGIESGHRFEPEPWLRWKVRGLLSERLIREADEKLAEEFGSLTRDRRVLVHLHELLMLAELLPRERAFEALREEYGEIDEEKLEKLVGILEAAGIVERA; encoded by the coding sequence ATGAGATGTTTCCTGAAGGAAGCCGGGGTTTTTGATCCGAACAACGTGCTGCACTACATCGCTGAGATAAGCCAGTTCCACCGCATACAGGGCTCGAAGGAGCTCCCTGAGGCGGTCCGCTTCATACTGGAGGAACTCCGCATCTGGGGGGTTGAAGCGAACCTCTACGAAGAAGTCTACGACGGTGAGAGCAGGTACCTGACGCTCAAGTCGCCGATAGCCTGGGACGTCGTTAGGGGTGCCGTTGAGGCTCTCGGCAGGACCCTGACCACAGCGGACACTCTCCTGGTGGTCATGGCCCACTCCCCCGGCGGGAGTGCCGAGGGGGAGGTTGTCCACGTTGTCCGGGAGGAGGACTGGGAAAAAGCACGGGGCAGGATAGTCCTCGTGGGACGCGAGTGGAGGGAAGCATACCGCAGGGCCAACGAGGTGGGGGCGGTCGGCTTCATAGCTTACCGTGAGGGTACCGGGGAAGAGGTGCCCTACATAGGGCTCTTCCTCACGAAGGACGACCTTGAATGGGCCAGGATTCCCGCGGTGGCCGTCCCCGAGACCCTGGCCAGGGAGATCATCGGAAAGCTGAACTCCGGGGAGAGCGTGAGTGCGAGGATTGAGGTTGAGACGGTTATAAACGAGCGCCAGGTCCTTCCGATCCTCTACGCTGAAATTGGGAGGCCGCCGTTCCTTCTGTTCACCGCTCACATCTGTCACCCGAAGCCCGGAGCCAACGACAACGCGAGCGGCAGCGCGATGCTGATGGAGCTGGCGCGCGTTCTGTCCCGTCTCTACGACGATTCATTCCGCTTTGGCTTCGCGTTTCTCTGGGTTCCGGAGTACTACGGAACGCAGGCCTTCATCGAGCGCCACGCCAACCTAGAAAAGTACTACGCGGCCATAAACCTCGACATGGTTGCAGGCAGTCCGGACAGGGCCGGCTCGACGATAATGCTGGTGAGAACGCCCGTCTCCCGTTTCTCTGTGATCTCTGGGATACTCGAGTACTACCTAGACCTGGCGAACGAGGCCGGAAAAAGCTTCTCAGGAAGCCCACTGCCCAGGCTCAGACTGAAGAGCTTCCCGTACGAGATGGGCAGCGACCACGATATCTTCAACTTCTTCGGAATCCCGGGGACGATGCCCATAACCTGGCCGGACCGCTTCTACCACTCCAGCGGGGACACCATCGACAAGGTCAGCAGGGAGAGCGTTGAGGTCATCGGGAGGGCCGTCCTCGCGACCGCCCTGGCCCTTGCGAAGGGTGATGGGGAGGAGCTCCAGCGCTTTGCCCGTGGATACGCCATGAAATACCTTGGTGAGCTGTCGAGGGAGAGAAAAACTGACGAGGTTGAGCGCCTCGTGATGACCGGCCTCGCCAGGGACTCGCGGTTCCTGGGCATTGAGAGCGGCCACAGGTTTGAGCCGGAGCCCTGGCTGAGATGGAAGGTCAGGGGATTACTGTCGGAGCGCCTCATAAGGGAGGCCGATGAAAAGCTCGCCGAGGAATTCGGTTCACTGACCCGGGACCGGCGGGTTCTGGTGCATCTCCATGAACTGCTGATGCTCGCGGAACTACTTCCCAGGGAGCGGGCCTTTGAGGCGCTCAGGGAGGAATACGGGGAAATCGATGAAGAAAAGCTGGAAAAGCTCGTGGGAATCCTTGAGGCAGCGGGGATCGTGGAGCGGGCTTAG
- a CDS encoding transcriptional regulator — MSDVYEKLEALLRSLGVKKTELRIYRLLLDKKEPMRITEIQRELGISERSVREHVLSLYRRGILRRTLIEQGWLGYTYSAVSPSEVLENIKQSLVKRINELEQELKSGSKSSRN; from the coding sequence ATGAGTGATGTCTACGAAAAGCTTGAGGCGCTGCTTCGTTCCCTTGGGGTTAAAAAGACCGAGCTGAGGATTTACCGGCTTCTGCTCGACAAGAAGGAGCCTATGAGGATAACCGAGATACAGAGGGAGCTCGGGATAAGCGAACGCTCGGTCAGGGAGCACGTTCTCAGCCTCTACAGGAGGGGCATTCTGAGGAGAACCCTCATCGAGCAGGGCTGGCTCGGCTACACGTACAGCGCCGTTTCCCCGAGCGAGGTCCTCGAAAACATCAAGCAAAGCCTCGTAAAGAGAATAAACGAGCTGGAGCAGGAGCTGAAAAGCGGCTCCAAATCCAGCAGGAACTAA
- a CDS encoding multidrug transporter yields the protein MVTKIRGYIPVGVLLLVVLGVGLVANAAVLLPGASYQRGYFGAGALQAERLPAGSHVTGHVRAEHPFSVYIVTSESGYFENVTAGSVVLRWENVTEVNLNLTTSEGAQYLVVKNGNTGQEIEIAFSADR from the coding sequence ATGGTGACGAAAATCAGGGGCTACATCCCTGTGGGGGTTCTCCTGCTGGTGGTACTGGGCGTGGGACTGGTCGCCAATGCCGCGGTGTTACTGCCCGGCGCATCGTATCAGAGGGGCTACTTTGGAGCAGGCGCACTTCAGGCCGAGCGGCTTCCCGCGGGCTCCCACGTGACGGGGCACGTGAGGGCGGAGCACCCTTTCTCCGTCTACATCGTCACCTCCGAATCCGGCTACTTTGAGAACGTCACCGCTGGCAGCGTCGTCCTCCGCTGGGAGAACGTGACGGAGGTTAACCTGAACCTCACCACCTCGGAGGGGGCCCAGTATCTCGTCGTAAAGAATGGGAACACGGGACAGGAGATAGAGATAGCGTTCAGCGCGGACCGCTGA
- a CDS encoding heavy metal-binding domain-containing protein, protein MDGIIITTTESLPGYRVVEVKGLARGGIVRATHVGRDIMAFFKNLKGGEVQEYTQMLAEAREEALRRMKLHAEDMGANAVIGVRFMTSAVASGMAEIYAYGTAVVVERIEEE, encoded by the coding sequence ATGGACGGCATCATCATAACGACCACCGAAAGCCTGCCAGGGTACAGGGTGGTCGAGGTAAAGGGCCTCGCGAGGGGCGGCATAGTCAGGGCCACCCACGTTGGCAGGGACATAATGGCCTTCTTCAAGAACCTCAAGGGCGGAGAGGTGCAGGAATATACTCAGATGCTTGCCGAGGCCAGGGAGGAGGCTTTGAGGAGGATGAAGCTGCACGCCGAGGACATGGGGGCAAACGCAGTTATAGGGGTTCGCTTCATGACCTCAGCGGTGGCATCGGGCATGGCCGAGATATACGCCTACGGCACGGCGGTGGTCGTTGAGAGGATCGAGGAGGAGTGA
- a CDS encoding RsmB/NOP family class I SAM-dependent RNA methyltransferase: MAKLKLSDRQLYALIEAVKLGEEIKPSQSAKRKAFAKYRIEGWENSKLTGIFYSIQRRLGLIDEIIEELVGVSPLILDPWLRATLRVAVEVAVFRDPGEKTRGHLKGLAQFLSKRTHPYVGYYYYDLLPRILEYMPVIDSDEKRLKWDYLFPEWFIRRMRGLLGNEAEALLGALNETLPTSIRVNLLKTTVEDVEDYLEKKNVRYERSRRVATVIRILDPFNPEWLFNKGWAIAQEEAAAVASLLLAPEPGETVVDLAAAPGGKTAHMAELMKKEGKIYAFDVDKARIKRMREVLKRTGVEIAETIRADGRKAPGMLGEEIADRVMLDAPCTSDGTIAKNPELRWRLREKNITKVVELQRELIESAWRLLKPGGRLLYSTCSMLPEENEEVVRWFLGRHDDAELVPLNGPYDPGFLLGTMRAWPHRHRTIGFFYALIEKKGD, encoded by the coding sequence GTGGCCAAATTAAAACTAAGCGACAGACAGCTGTATGCACTCATAGAGGCGGTCAAGCTCGGGGAGGAAATCAAGCCCAGCCAGAGCGCCAAGAGAAAGGCCTTCGCAAAGTACAGGATCGAGGGCTGGGAGAACTCGAAGCTGACGGGCATATTTTACTCCATCCAGCGCAGGCTCGGTCTGATAGACGAGATAATCGAGGAGCTCGTCGGCGTTTCGCCCCTCATCCTCGATCCCTGGCTGAGGGCAACGCTCAGGGTGGCCGTTGAGGTGGCCGTTTTTAGGGATCCCGGCGAAAAGACGCGGGGGCATCTGAAGGGCCTCGCCCAGTTTCTGTCGAAGAGAACCCATCCCTACGTCGGCTATTACTACTACGACCTCCTGCCGAGGATCCTCGAGTACATGCCCGTCATCGACAGTGATGAGAAGCGTTTGAAGTGGGACTACCTGTTTCCGGAGTGGTTCATACGGCGCATGAGGGGACTGCTGGGCAACGAGGCGGAGGCACTGCTCGGGGCCCTCAACGAGACCCTGCCGACGAGCATACGCGTCAACCTCCTGAAGACCACAGTCGAGGACGTTGAAGACTACCTGGAGAAAAAGAACGTCCGGTACGAGAGGAGCAGGAGAGTGGCTACGGTCATCCGCATCCTCGACCCATTCAACCCGGAATGGCTCTTCAACAAGGGCTGGGCGATTGCCCAGGAGGAGGCGGCAGCGGTTGCATCTCTACTGCTGGCCCCAGAGCCGGGAGAAACGGTCGTGGATCTTGCCGCCGCCCCCGGTGGAAAAACGGCCCACATGGCGGAATTGATGAAAAAAGAGGGGAAAATCTACGCCTTCGACGTCGATAAAGCGAGGATAAAACGCATGCGCGAAGTTCTCAAGCGTACGGGCGTTGAGATTGCAGAGACCATCAGGGCGGACGGAAGGAAGGCCCCCGGCATGCTGGGGGAGGAGATCGCAGATAGGGTGATGCTCGATGCGCCATGCACCAGCGACGGAACGATAGCGAAGAACCCCGAGCTCCGGTGGCGCCTCCGCGAGAAGAACATTACGAAGGTCGTCGAGCTTCAGAGGGAGCTCATAGAAAGTGCCTGGAGGCTTCTGAAGCCCGGGGGAAGGTTACTCTACTCCACCTGCTCCATGCTCCCCGAGGAGAACGAGGAGGTTGTGAGGTGGTTCCTGGGGAGACACGATGATGCCGAGCTGGTGCCCCTGAACGGTCCCTACGATCCGGGTTTCCTTCTCGGAACCATGAGGGCCTGGCCCCACAGGCACCGGACGATAGGGTTCTTCTACGCGCTGATTGAAAAGAAGGGGGATTAA
- a CDS encoding PadR family transcriptional regulator — translation MLVDRKEKALKKLRKDLRSGLYSYLVLLLLEREEELHGYAIRKRLEELSDGRIVPSEGALYDILKSLRKSGLVQDTWAEVGGRPRKYYSLTKLGREVLSELRMEIGAIMETLERMEGDG, via the coding sequence GTGCTGGTGGACAGGAAGGAGAAAGCCCTCAAGAAGCTGAGAAAGGACCTCCGCTCCGGGCTCTACTCGTACCTGGTGCTCCTGCTCCTGGAGAGGGAGGAAGAGCTCCACGGCTACGCAATACGGAAAAGACTGGAGGAGCTCAGCGACGGCAGGATAGTCCCAAGTGAGGGGGCACTCTACGACATCCTCAAGAGCCTCAGGAAGAGCGGGCTTGTCCAGGACACCTGGGCGGAGGTCGGGGGGAGGCCGAGGAAGTACTATTCCCTGACGAAGCTGGGCAGGGAAGTGCTGAGCGAGCTGAGGATGGAGATAGGCGCGATAATGGAGACGCTTGAGAGGATGGAGGGCGATGGGTGA
- a CDS encoding YiiX/YebB-like N1pC/P60 family cysteine hydrolase has product MRKVAAILGLLFLAAMLNPVAASSSKDDANYWHPYPWNVVSGDIVIGHNPNSDKFIPGYWTHTGIIAYYDSYYGEWVVIEAWESGIRMVLLSDFLRRYDTVAVLRVATSDYVRQNAVYFAYHQLGKPYDWGWWTKQVYGDSYYCSELVWAAYIAAGGPDIDANPGWSWTYANGVAPQEVYDDGDTYVIYYHSV; this is encoded by the coding sequence ATGAGGAAGGTTGCTGCAATCCTGGGGCTTCTCTTCCTGGCCGCGATGCTGAACCCCGTTGCGGCCTCCAGCAGCAAGGACGACGCCAACTACTGGCACCCCTATCCGTGGAACGTCGTCTCCGGCGACATCGTCATCGGCCACAACCCCAACAGCGATAAGTTCATACCCGGATACTGGACGCACACGGGAATAATCGCATACTACGACAGTTATTACGGGGAATGGGTCGTTATTGAAGCCTGGGAATCTGGAATAAGGATGGTCCTTCTCTCCGACTTCCTCCGCAGATACGACACAGTTGCCGTTCTGCGCGTCGCCACCAGCGATTACGTCAGGCAGAACGCGGTTTACTTCGCCTATCATCAGCTGGGCAAGCCCTACGACTGGGGCTGGTGGACGAAGCAGGTTTACGGCGACAGTTACTACTGCTCTGAACTCGTGTGGGCGGCGTACATCGCCGCGGGCGGCCCGGACATCGACGCGAACCCCGGCTGGAGCTGGACCTACGCCAACGGGGTTGCCCCGCAGGAAGTTTACGACGACGGCGACACCTATGTGATATACTACCACTCGGTCTGA
- a CDS encoding nitrilase, producing MKVAYVQMEPVFLEPEANYSKAEELIRAAADEGAELVVLPELFDTGYNFRSREEVLEVAGQIPDGPTTQFLMELSRELGVFIVAGTAEKDERGRLYNSAVVTGPLGSGYIGKYRKVHLFYREKLFFEPGDLGFHVFNLGIAKVGVMICFDWFFPESARTLALKGADIIAHPSNLVMPYAPRAMPIRALENRVYTITANRIGEEFGLRFIGKSTIASPRAEVLAMGSEDEEEATVVEIDLGMARNKKLNEMNDVFRDRRPEHYAL from the coding sequence ATGAAGGTGGCCTACGTTCAGATGGAACCTGTTTTTCTGGAACCGGAGGCGAACTACTCGAAAGCCGAGGAGCTTATACGTGCCGCGGCCGACGAAGGTGCAGAGCTGGTCGTCCTTCCGGAGCTCTTTGACACGGGCTACAACTTCAGGAGCAGGGAGGAGGTTCTGGAAGTCGCGGGTCAGATACCCGACGGACCCACGACCCAGTTCCTCATGGAGCTCTCCAGAGAGCTCGGGGTCTTCATAGTCGCGGGGACCGCGGAGAAGGACGAGAGGGGGAGGCTGTACAATTCCGCGGTCGTTACCGGCCCACTAGGCAGCGGATATATAGGCAAATACCGCAAGGTTCACCTCTTCTACCGTGAGAAGCTCTTCTTCGAGCCGGGGGATCTGGGCTTTCATGTTTTCAACCTCGGGATCGCAAAGGTCGGCGTCATGATATGCTTCGACTGGTTCTTCCCGGAGTCCGCGAGAACGCTCGCCCTCAAGGGGGCCGACATCATAGCCCACCCCAGCAACCTGGTGATGCCCTACGCTCCCAGGGCGATGCCTATACGGGCCCTGGAGAACCGTGTCTACACGATAACCGCCAACAGGATCGGCGAGGAGTTTGGACTGAGGTTCATCGGGAAGAGCACGATAGCATCGCCGAGGGCCGAAGTGCTGGCGATGGGGAGCGAGGATGAGGAGGAGGCGACCGTTGTCGAGATAGACCTCGGGATGGCAAGGAACAAGAAGCTCAACGAGATGAACGACGTCTTCAGGGACAGGCGCCCCGAGCACTACGCCCTGTGA
- a CDS encoding RNA polymerase sigma factor sigma-70 region 4 domain-containing protein produces MFKLPEGMERVWLMRARGMREVEIAEALGISRQAVNKALRDARMKLFEAFLGLAEVFSWEIARVNAEKGFMVARGRCPDKTVRVYVLYFPGKGVRAFFGENLPDYVLEHAVEVGIIRKPDRKELIKALES; encoded by the coding sequence ATGTTCAAACTTCCTGAAGGCATGGAGAGAGTCTGGCTGATGAGGGCCAGGGGAATGCGCGAGGTCGAGATAGCTGAAGCCCTGGGAATCTCACGCCAGGCCGTGAACAAGGCCCTGAGAGATGCCCGAATGAAGCTTTTTGAGGCCTTTTTAGGTCTCGCAGAGGTTTTCTCCTGGGAAATCGCGAGGGTGAACGCAGAGAAAGGCTTCATGGTCGCGAGGGGGAGGTGCCCCGATAAGACCGTTAGAGTTTACGTCTTATACTTCCCGGGTAAGGGGGTAAGGGCATTCTTCGGGGAGAATCTGCCCGACTACGTGCTTGAGCACGCCGTTGAGGTGGGAATAATCAGAAAGCCCGATAGGAAGGAGCTGATAAAGGCCCTTGAAAGCTAA
- a CDS encoding RAD55 family ATPase translates to MYVGELLKSLDRAPSGVPGLDDLIGGGFLPGRVYLVVGPPGSGKTTLGIQFLMSGVKNGEKGLFVSLFENPKLITQDMLRYNFGLLGHVQAGKIVFNDFGQILFGAGRKFAWDELIKYLLEIIRKEEAKRVVIDSFNSLEYSVVDPENKRMALGKLMRKLHELDVTTLITSEMMSSESYTDEYYLTDGVIVLHHFMRNFQMVRALQVLKMRGVPHDSNLKRIRFTEEGIRVYPEAPF, encoded by the coding sequence ATGTACGTTGGTGAGCTCCTTAAGAGCCTCGACAGGGCCCCATCCGGTGTCCCGGGACTGGATGATCTAATCGGGGGAGGGTTTCTTCCGGGGCGGGTTTACCTCGTTGTCGGCCCCCCCGGTAGCGGTAAGACAACCCTGGGTATCCAGTTCCTGATGAGCGGGGTGAAAAACGGGGAGAAGGGTCTCTTCGTGTCTCTGTTTGAGAATCCCAAGCTCATAACTCAAGATATGCTCCGCTACAACTTCGGGCTGCTCGGCCATGTACAGGCCGGGAAGATTGTTTTCAACGACTTTGGACAGATTCTGTTCGGGGCGGGCAGAAAGTTCGCCTGGGACGAACTCATAAAGTACCTGCTGGAGATAATCCGCAAAGAGGAAGCGAAGCGGGTCGTCATAGATTCATTCAACTCACTGGAGTACTCAGTGGTGGATCCTGAGAACAAGAGGATGGCGCTGGGCAAGCTCATGCGCAAGCTTCATGAACTCGACGTAACAACACTCATAACCTCGGAGATGATGAGCTCCGAGAGCTACACCGACGAGTATTATCTCACAGATGGTGTTATCGTCCTTCACCACTTCATGCGCAACTTCCAGATGGTGCGGGCGCTGCAGGTTCTCAAAATGCGTGGGGTTCCCCACGACAGCAACCTGAAAAGAATACGCTTTACGGAGGAGGGCATCAGGGTTTACCCGGAGGCCCCGTTCTGA